The nucleotide window GATGCTCATGGATGTTCATCTCAACCGCAAGATTCAACAGGAGACGGGTCCAAAAATGGTAGGCCATGATTCTGCTGAAGATGCAAGGGCAGCAGGAGACCTTGTTCGTCTCAAGATTAGGAATGAGTGGATGGATATGCAGAGAGAGGGTTGGAAACTGGTGGATGGTAATTTCGTGGCTCCTGGGAAAGCTTCAGGATTGACGGAGGCATTCATCGAGGCATAGCTCTTGAGCATGGGCGCCATATTCAAGATAGGTAGATACGCATGTGAATTTTCATGGGGCTGTAGAGCATTGGGCATCATAGATCTCGAGGTGTTCTGGACTTGGTCACTGGTTCAGCTAAGTTAATGCCGTTTTGGAACGGGAGAAGCCGTGAAGCCACCGGCGATTATACATTGCGAGATAGGGTTGATACTCCCGTCTGGTCTCGTTCTAGAAATACATAGTTGGCGCTCATGAATAAATGTTTTCATCGCCAACGATAAGCGGGGATTTCCCAGTCAtttcctcaacatcctttACATCATACAAAGTCCGTTACTTTAAGCCCTACCCACTGACAGCAGGTACTGACCGCCCTGCTTTCCGCTTCCACCAGGCAAGTAGGCGACGTTGGGGTTTGAAGAAAGAGTGGCAGCAATCTCACGACTGGCCTCGATCTTTCGAATCTGAATGAGGCCGTCACCAGCCTTCTGGATGGCCTTGCTGATGGCCTCGGCGGATTCGGACTCACCCTCGGCGCGGATGACGTTGGCTTGACGCTCCTGCTCAGCACGCTCGACGATGAATCGTGCTCGCTCAGCATCTTGCTGGGCAATCTGCTTCTGCTCGACAGCCTTTGTGAACTCACGACCGAAGGTCATGTGGGTGATGGAAACATCCTCAAGAGCGATGTTGAACTCGGCAGCACGAAGAGTAAGGTCGTTTCGAATTCGCTCAGAGACAGCCTCTCGCTGGGTGATGAGCTCTGCGGCATCGAACTGGGCGACGATAGCCTTCAAGACTTCGTTTCCAATAGAGGGGAGGACTCGCTCATCGTAATCGGCACCGAGGTTCTGTCAGAGTCAGTCATATGACCTGAACCAGAATTTACGTGTTCATCTTACCTGGTAAATCTTGGGGAGAGCCTTGACATTTGGTCGGTGCAGCACTCTCAGTGTCAAGCTAACCATCTGCAAATCCTTGCTGCCGGTAGTTGTTGCGATATTCCTGGGCTTGGTGCGGACATCGAAGATGATGCTCTTTTGCAGCCAGGGAACAAGGAAATGGGTTCCTTCATTGACGACGGTCTCCTTAACACCAGATAATCTGTCAAAGATGACAGCCCGAGTTCCTCCCTTGACGTCGTATATAGACTGACTGCCTAGGAAGACGACAGCTGAAGCGGGGACCGCCATGCGGTACATGAAGTTGAGGGCTCTCGCAGCGGCCGCCATTTTGATGTGGTGTGCTTAAAGTCTTGTTCGGCGTATCGTTGCAAGACGTCGGTCAAAAATGGTGGTCGTTAGAACCCAAATATCGATGGGAACTGAGGCGTAGCTGAAGCTTTTCGGAGTCAACGgacggcgatgatgatttgAAGCTCTTAGTCCACCTTTGGACAAATTCCCAGTACGATTCGTTGGTTGGCTGTTGAATTCCTTCGGGTGGGTTGGTACTCGGAGCTAAGCTACTTCGGGAAAGCTCGGCTGATGGGGAAAGCCTGCGTCTGCGCTTTCCTTTCCAACCCGAGAAATCCTCAAGTGGCCCTTTTCTGCCTTTCGCCTCCAAACCGACGACTTCAAAAACCACACACGAGAGACCTCGACTTTTCGTGCCAAATCCGCCAAAATGAGACCGACTCAGATGCTCCGAAGCGGCGCTGCCGACCCCAAGAACGGACAGTACGTGGATTGCGATTGAACGAGGGCAATTGGTGGTTCTGTTGCGTGCGGCTTTTCCAATGGTTAATGGTCGAAcgaacaacaccaagcctCCAAAATGTACCAATAGAGACGGAATTGAATACTGACGGACTTTTAATAGCTACATTGGTAACTGGGGCCACTTTGGTAAGTGATTGCTCCTACGATGTGCGAACGAGGAAACTGGGTCGATGAACGCGACGGACCAACGGATAATGACGATGCACGAGGTGGAAGCAATTGGGTCGATATAACACCAAAAATCGATGCATGCGCATAACCGGTCTCGAAATTCATCGATGGGATATTCTCGGGGATTCATCAACGTCATCGACGAAACTGGAGACTAACTCGATATCAGGTGGTGAGAAGCAGCGTGGTATCATCACTTACGGTCTGTCCGCCAACCGACAGAACCCTTGGGCCGGTGCCTTCCAcgatgccatcttcaacacttTCCGCCGAACCAAGGGCCAAATCTTCTACTGGCTTCCTCCCATGGTTGCTGGTTACTACATCATGAACTGGGCTGTCGAGCGGTTCGTTTATACACAGCGCCCAACCACAAGCAAAATACTAACTTCCGCCATAGAAGCGAGTACCTTAACTCCAAGGCTGGTCGTGCCGAGTtcggtgatgaggaggagtAAATCGGTTACATTACTGGAGCAAAACCACGGCGGATGTGTTGGAGTAGGTCCTCTGGACTCATTGTACATCATCAATACCTAGATCAGGAGGTGCAATAGACAGCAGTCACACTATTTATTTGTTGATTGACCTTTCGGCATCCATACATTGCAATCGAATTGAAGTCTCTAACACAGTGATCCCATCAATGGCATATCTCTTGATGATCCGAATCGATATCGGATCCACTGGTAATAGTCATTGCCGAGAGCATGATTGGACTGTTGATAAGTGTCACGTGAATCTAGAAATGTGGTGCGGAATCGGCGGTATGTAACGCCGAAACTCTTCGCGGtagctcttcttccactcgccgaagaaaaaaaaagttaGAAAATTTCGAGGTCAGTGGAGTGCTAAAAGAAAACACGGTAACTTTGCGACCACCAACATTGCCGCGGACCCTTCAATTCGCACAAACAATCTCCGTGCGACTCCAAAGAAGACACAAGTAATAACTTCGACGAAGCTTCCTCGAGAGAACCGCAGCAATGGCCGCCGAGAAGCCCGataagaaggagaagaaggacaagaagagaagcgacGAGTCCGGCGTCtcaaagtccaagaaggagaagaaggataagaaggacaagaaggagaagctcgCCGCCGcccttgaggagaagctccAGCAGGATGCCCCCGtcgctgccgctgccgctgccgctgccaacATGGACGAGGACTCcgatgctgaggaggagaaggccgCCGAGCTCCCTCTTGAGCGCACTGTCGTTCCCTTCGCCCTCCCCGTGGCGGATGAGAAGGGCATGAAGAAGGTCTACAAGACCATCCGAAAGGGTATGCGATTACAGAGAACGATGTGTTTCGGACAGATCGCTAACATTTCACAGctgccaagaacaacacccTGAAGCGCGGCGTCAAGGAGGTCGTCAAGACTCTCCGAAAGTCTCCCCCTTCCGCCCCCGGCAACACCTCTTTCCCCGGCGTTGTCATCATCGCCGGCGACATTTCTCCCATGGACGTCATCTCTCACCTCCCCGTGCTGTGCGAGGACCACAACGTGCCCTTCATCTTTGTCACGTCGCGCGCTGAGCTCGGCGCTGCCGCCAAGACCAAGCGTCCTACATCCGTGGTCATGATCATGGAGAAGGCCGAGGGCAAGAAGTCAAAGGACAAGTCTGCTGACAAGGACGgcgaggatgatggtgaggCGTTCGGCGAGAGCTACGCGTCTCTCGTCAAGTACGTGCAGAAGGAGTATGGCAAGCAGGCTTTCTGGGTCAAGGGTGGAACCAAGTACTAGGGGGACAAGGTCCATCGACGACGCGACAGTGCCGTCAGTATAGGAAAGGTtccaaagatgaagagagagcGGGGTTCCCCAAAGATCAAGAAAGAGCGAGGTTACCCTGGGACGGATGGTGTGGTGTGTTAGAAGAAGTACAAGTCTGGATGTATTATACCAGAACATCTAGCCGGAGAACCAACGGCTGGATGAGGGCTTTGGCGGCGTTCAGGTTTAGCTATTGCATTAAAAATGGGACATGATTATCAAGGGTCCTTGAATTTGACACATGGCAGATCTTGAGCTGTAACCTGTGAGctcgtgatgttgatgcgTTCGCGAAATTCAGATCATTCGTCAAGCCACGGCACGCGATCCAACCCGCAACACCACCACAATACACCCGAATGTGACAGCTCAATACCGAAGCATTGTCACGGCTTAACCCTTCTCTGGATACTCACCTTAGCCTGATCACATCATTGATAGACTATAGGACGAACCATAACCTCGGTATACTACGAGTCTTTGGATAACTTCAGCCACGTATTTGCGAGTAGCAGTTGCCGCAAGATCCCTTTATAATATGCACATCGCTTCATAGCTTTCCGGTCATCTAATTCCATGCATTCAAATAATTGACATCACATTATCAGGATGCAGTTTTGTTCATTTGTGTGGTATTATTTTGCCTTAATGGCTTTCTGTTATAGGTACATCGTCCCTATTCCTATTTCACACAGGCCCGAAGCCGCGGTATAACAAATTCATCATGAAAACCCCATCCCGATCATGGGGAGATTAAAAAACCTTGGTCAAGAGAGGATTTACTCAAAAGGGTTGGTTCGGGTTCCCCACCAGGTGAGGAAGACGGAGAGACCGAGGGTCTCAACGAGCTTGGTAGCCAGGCTGACGCCGACGGTGTCGAGAGGTCGCTTCTCAACGAAGATCTGAGCAATGTACTATAGAAGGTTAGTTAGTGAGTGGATGCAGTGAGAGAGAAGAGTGAAAACATACGCCGGGAGCAGAGGTagcgaagaagatgagggatCCGAGGTAAGCAGCGCCCTTGTAGCTCAGCGTACCAGTGGCGTTGATGAGAGCACCGACACCATAAGACTGAAGAGCAGAGCCGATGAGGGAAGAGCCCCAGGCGAGAGCAGCACCGGAAGCCTCCTTGGAGCGGATGAActcctccttggtgttgGCAGCCTTGGCGCGCTGGTAGGTCTGGCCGAAGATGGGAGCGAGGACGGCGAGCTCAATGCCGTGGTTGAAGGCCGTGCCGAGGGCGATGGCAGAGGGCTTGACGGGGGGGAGGTAGTGCAGAGACATTTTGATGAGTtgtgtttgtttgttttgttgtGGTTGAGTTGATGTGTTAAGAGATGGGTATAGCTTCAATTGGTTGAGATGAGTTAGAGTGTGAAAGAATAGGGTGACAGCTCGTTGGATTGGATCCTTCCCAGTATTTGTACTCTCGAGCTGGTCACAGATCTCGATCTTGCATCATTCAGAAAAGCGCTTCCGGGTGGCTTGCCTTCCATTGCCTTGACTGTTTCTCGGTTCTCCCCTCCTCCCTCTGCCCTTGTGTCGTCACCAGATGTGATGATGTCACCATTTGGTGAGACAAATTTCAACTCTGAACCGTTTTCCTCCATGTTCCAGCCACTGCAGCTTCTCTTCACTGCCACTAACCGATTTAATCCACTGAGCTTCACTTATTGCGGGGTGCAACTCTTTTCCTCCCCTGCCAACTTCTTTGTACCTGATCTGACGTTTACGTGTACGACTCAGACATGTCATAGCAGAGCTCACTCACTCTTGCATACTTACTTACTCACAGCTGCCCTGCCTGTAGTTGGAGCTTCAGGAGCTTGATCTCCTGTGGGCGGGGCAAAAGATGGGGAAGCTTGGTCCACTGGGTCCAGGTCCAGGGCAAGTTTCTTGGTGACCAGGGTTTGTAGCTGCTGCTCTAACTCCAGCAGAGTTCAGTTCCATGAAAGCAAGCAAGTCTTAGCGGGGAACAGCGCCATAACCAATCTCTAGCACAGTAGGTACCCAGACTTTCTCAGAAGTGAGTGACGAGTGACGGTGTCACGGCGTCATTTACATCtattcctttcctttcccTCGGCTCTCTCTCACAATGAACCCCGGTAATATCAAAGGCGGCCATCGACTTTCTTCTGCCATTGTGTCCCTTTCCAGCCGAATTCCCTTCGAGAGCCCCCAGCTGAAAAGTGCCTGATGTGATCCGCGGAACCGAAGCCGGTCCAAAGCTTGTTTTTTATTCCCCGTTTCCGAGTTCAGTTCAAACAAATTTCCATCTTCAAACCTTCTAAAGCCGGTCCTGGCCTCCCGAAAACAGTCGGCTCAACAACACATTCCGTTTCGAGCTAACCTGCCACTCTTGTCTCAGACTTTCAGCACATGCCTTTGACACCAGACCCTGTCCCTGAACATCACAATTCGAGTACAGAGGATTGGGATGTCATGACGGATTTGACGTGTGATTGTGGATGGACCCTTGTTCTTTGTTTGCGAATAGCTTGTGTTTAATTGGAAATATTGGTGCATCACAAGACGACAGAAAGCAAGCCTGCATTTAAACGCTCCAAACCTCCAAAGAGCGTTGTAACTGGAGCTTTGCCCAAACTTAGGGTTACCCTAAAATTGAGAGGTTTAATGGAATTCCGAATAACTACAACTACATCATCATAAATCTGACCCTAACTTAGAAGATATTCATAATATCATCATAAGTTTACCTCAACTACGTCAAGCCACTCGTCTGGTCTGGGGTAACATGGCGGTTGCTCTCCCGCCACATCTACTACTTAAGGTACCAACTTTATCCCCTTGAACTACAGCGAAAACGAGAAATCAACTCCAGATTAAAATACCTTATCATAAGTTATGCCTAATAAATATCATAAGTTATGCCATATGTTGACCATCTTCACCACCCCTTAGGGCTAATAACGCCCTAACATCATGAACATACTGCAGGCCCTCCAACAGCGGCACCAAGTGCATCAAGTCTGTATCGGTTGGATCATTGATCCAACCCTGGATAGGAATCGCATTGTCTGGCAAACGAATGTTAACAACCTCTCCCCTGAATGACCCGACCGGGGCATCTTACCTTGGTGGAACAGATAACTCAACGGGCTGTTGTCCAGAATCATCACCTTGCTCAGGTCTGACTCGACCGAGCTGAGGTCCTTGATGAAAGCGCCTTGTCGGAATGTGCAGTGCTGACGATAGTATCGCGCCGAGAAATACTTCCTCTCCGCCTCTAGCCAGTCAATCACCGGATCTGCGTACTCCTGCACCGACGCTGTGAAAACAACCAGATTGTACCACTTGCACACCCGCCTCAAAAACTCGTCGCAATACGGTCGCTTGTTAACCCAGTATAGAATCGGATGCTGCGGTCCAATCGATGTCTGTCCACCAACCCCCACATATGTTGTGTTCAAGCGCACTTCAACCATGTGTCCGGTGCTCATCCTGCCGCCCTTGGACATGCTGTGTATCAAGGTTTCGTCTAGATCTAGAATCAAGGTCTTCTGCGGGCTCGTCGGCGGCTCGAGGTTGATATAGGACGGCTGCCTGCGTGGGATCAAAGGTCGAGGTGGTGCCGGTGTCTTTGGGTACTTGGTGAGCGCTGCAATGGGAGAAGTGGGAGATTTAAGATGCGCCGAGAGGTCGCCGCTGCCCAAATCACTAGCCTTCGTTCGCGCGACTGCCGATTGCGTTTTCCTATGCTTCCGCTGCCTGAGATCTTCGTCgctgttgagcttgatgcgAATTGACCTTCTCGCCGGACCGGTTTCCTCTGCAGGCTGTAGTGACTTCGATCGTGCGTGTCGACTGAGACTGCCTGACCGTGATCCATCTGATTCCGACTCCGATGAGAGGCCTGATGacgtcgatgatgatgataccggcctcggtcttggtgttAGCCTCCTATATCCTGAAGTCCTGCCATAGTCTTTTTCAGAAACTTTTTCAGGTTCTTCCATGGTCTTATGTTGAGTTCCGTGTAATCCAAATAGTTTTCCGAGCTGCGTAAAGGGTGCGAAATTGCCGTATTCGTCATAGAAACAGGCAATGAGATAGACACCTGGGGATGCCAGTGTCGCAAGAACCCATCTAATAGAACCAATAATGCTAGAAGCAAAACGTCGAGGGATAGAGTGCCACCATGAGCTTCGTTTTTGGTTGTCGCCTGTGTCGTTGAGCAATGGTGTACTCTCGTCAGCCGGCTTTTCGGTGAATCGCGATTCGTCGATAGTATCCTGGGCAAAGGATTCAGTCTCGTGACCGGATGGTCTATCGTCGCCGTGCTGGTCTTCGGAGGCCAATCCAATTGTGCCAATGGGACCTCCTCCTATGCTGTTTGATCGAGATTGAGTTGGGCTCGGGGGCGGCGATACGCGGGCCGTTAGGATGTTGAGGGAGTTCATCGCCACAGGCTATCGCATTCCATGAGGTAGAAGAAACAGTTCAGGGGATACGTTCGAGTCTTGAAGGTAGGTGCAAAGAGTTCGGAATTCTGTGACGGCGGACGGAAAGAAGGGAAACAGTCCCGAGGAACGGATCGTCGGGCTATTGGCCGGCCTAGTTTCGCGGGAAGGAGAAGCCGTCAATACAAAAGCTGATTGACAGAAAGTGAAACGAATGTCAAGAAGGCATCGAGTGCGGCCAAGCGAAAAAAATAAGGATAAAGCCAAGGACTAGGACAGGGGCGCAGTACAATCGCGATGGTAGGGCCAGGGAATGTACAAATGGCCTAATGATAAAGAGTCCCAGGGAGGAAATAACAAGGGCACTTTTGAACGACAAAGCCCAAGCAGCAGAAACAAATCCAATCCAAAAGTACAGATGTCTTGAGTGGTGAGACGATTAGGTTAGCCTGGTCTGGTAACCTGTAGGTTGGTTATATAGACTGCTAGACGAGACAGGCAAGGCAAAGCAAAGTCAAGCCGCCCTCGCACGGTTGTCAGCGAGTAGTGATTAACTGTTTCGTGGCGTTGAGAGGGGAGCTGGCTGCTGGAGAGAGTTCTAAGGCTGGGGAACCTTCTGTTGGCCAACTAAGTTAGGACCAAGATCGGGTTCTTCCAAGCTCGAAATAAGCAGCCCTGCAGCGCTAGTTGTAAAACAGTAGCAAATACGTAAGGATAGCGGGCTATCGCCGGGTGAGGCGGGGAGTCTTTTTTTCTGGCTTGTGAGaaaca belongs to Fusarium oxysporum Fo47 chromosome V, complete sequence and includes:
- a CDS encoding band 7 family-domain-containing protein (SPFH domain), producing the protein MAAAARALNFMYRMAVPASAVVFLGSQSIYDVKGGTRAVIFDRLSGVKETVVNEGTHFLVPWLQKSIIFDVRTKPRNIATTTGSKDLQMVSLTLRVLHRPNVKALPKIYQNLGADYDERVLPSIGNEVLKAIVAQFDAAELITQREAVSERIRNDLTLRAAEFNIALEDVSITHMTFGREFTKAVEQKQIAQQDAERARFIVERAEQERQANVIRAEGESESAEAISKAIQKAGDGLIQIRKIEASREIAATLSSNPNVAYLPGGSGKQGGQYLLSVGRA
- a CDS encoding cytochrome b-c1 complex subunit 8 — its product is MRPTQMLRSGAADPKNGHYIGNWGHFGGEKQRGIITYGLSANRQNPWAGAFHDAIFNTFRRTKGQIFYWLPPMVAGYYIMNWAVERSEYLNSKAGRAEFGDEEE
- a CDS encoding 50S ribosomal protein L30e-like protein, which produces MAAEKPDKKEKKDKKRSDESGVSKSKKEKKDKKDKKEKLAAALEEKLQQDAPVAAAAAAAANMDEDSDAEEEKAAELPLERTVVPFALPVADEKGMKKVYKTIRKAAKNNTLKRGVKEVVKTLRKSPPSAPGNTSFPGVVIIAGDISPMDVISHLPVLCEDHNVPFIFVTSRAELGAAAKTKRPTSVVMIMEKAEGKKSKDKSADKDGEDDGEAFGESYASLVKYVQKEYGKQAFWVKGGTKY
- a CDS encoding uncharacterized protein (of unknown function-domain containing protein), translated to MSLHYLPPVKPSAIALGTAFNHGIELAVLAPIFGQTYQRAKAANTKEEFIRSKEASGAALAWGSSLIGSALQSYGVGALINATGTLSYKGAAYLGSLIFFATSAPGYIAQIFVEKRPLDTVGVSLATKLVETLGLSVFLTWWGTRTNPFE
- a CDS encoding Nem1-Spo7 phosphatase catalytic subunit NEM1, translated to MNSLNILTARVSPPPSPTQSRSNSIGGGPIGTIGLASEDQHGDDRPSGHETESFAQDTIDESRFTEKPADESTPLLNDTGDNQKRSSWWHSIPRRFASSIIGSIRWVLATLASPGVYLIACFYDEYGNFAPFTQLGKLFGLHGTQHKTMEEPEKVSEKDYGRTSGYRRLTPRPRPVSSSSTSSGLSSESESDGSRSGSLSRHARSKSLQPAEETGPARRSIRIKLNSDEDLRQRKHRKTQSAVARTKASDLGSGDLSAHLKSPTSPIAALTKYPKTPAPPRPLIPRRQPSYINLEPPTSPQKTLILDLDETLIHSMSKGGRMSTGHMVEVRLNTTYVGVGGQTSIGPQHPILYWVNKRPYCDEFLRRVCKWYNLVVFTASVQEYADPVIDWLEAERKYFSARYYRQHCTFRQGAFIKDLSSVESDLSKVMILDNSPLSYLFHQDNAIPIQGWINDPTDTDLMHLVPLLEGLQVTLSLGKAPVTTLFGGLERLNAGLLSVVL